The Fervidibacillus albus genome contains a region encoding:
- the pulA gene encoding type I pullulanase, whose amino-acid sequence MERFVAWIDDVHLLTIHNAEQLLPLVEKDPSPFVVSEDRKIHYKIKGIEIESTNGVKMTFDEELPLGENLHLCWAGKNIPVYAGKIVRTDWFDERYTAFDTEFGAKCGDTETVFQLWAPTATSVKVIIQQFTFPLEQKPRGVWSLRLEGDWHGSTYEYEVTVNGNVHRVIDPYTKGLLANSEKGVLINFSKTKKVADHRPSIDHLQDAIIYELHVRDATVHPNSGVVHKGKFLGLTEKNTKTKNGFSTGLTYLKELGITHVELLPINDFSRVDEWNPEKDYNWGYDPLFFQVPEGSYSVSPNDPVSRINECKAMIQAFHDEGILVIIDVVFNHLFIQKELSETTFEKIVPGYYFRFWEDGTPSNGTGVGNDLATERLMVRKLILDTIDFWLREYKVDGFRFDLMGVIDTETMRQIVKRVKQEPFPILLLGEGWDLPTNLPSNRKATRWNADQLPDIRYFNDEFRDSLKGSTFNTSEVGYVNGKGKYFERLPFLVSGSCIEEFSQPFVEEPTQVINYVESHDNHTLWDRLSISNEDDSVEIRKKMHQLATGLTLLSQGVPFLHAGQEWFRTKKGDENSYLSGDDINQLDWDRRESEWEQIEFIQSLIAIRKAYSVFRMRSKWEIRKRMYILKTPFPVFGFTLFGDGETFAIFTNPSKNLFPVQLPSSGRWEVLATNSDRKKTMQTKIIGEYTTIEPFELIVLKKQFIH is encoded by the coding sequence ATGGAACGGTTTGTCGCCTGGATTGACGACGTCCATTTGTTGACGATTCATAATGCTGAACAGTTGCTTCCCTTAGTAGAAAAGGACCCTTCACCTTTCGTTGTTTCAGAAGACCGAAAAATTCATTATAAAATCAAAGGGATCGAAATCGAATCCACTAATGGCGTGAAAATGACATTCGATGAGGAACTCCCTTTAGGTGAAAACTTACATCTATGTTGGGCTGGAAAAAACATCCCCGTTTATGCAGGAAAAATCGTTCGTACAGACTGGTTTGATGAGCGATATACTGCCTTCGATACGGAGTTTGGAGCAAAATGTGGAGATACGGAGACGGTCTTTCAATTGTGGGCTCCTACCGCGACATCGGTGAAAGTGATTATCCAACAATTTACCTTCCCCCTAGAGCAAAAACCACGGGGAGTTTGGAGCCTCCGATTGGAAGGGGATTGGCATGGATCTACCTATGAATATGAGGTGACGGTAAACGGAAATGTCCACCGCGTTATCGATCCGTATACAAAGGGACTCCTTGCCAATAGCGAAAAAGGAGTTCTAATCAACTTTTCAAAAACGAAGAAAGTGGCGGATCATCGACCTTCTATTGACCATTTGCAAGATGCGATCATTTATGAATTACACGTTCGGGATGCGACGGTTCATCCGAACAGCGGTGTCGTACACAAAGGAAAATTTTTAGGATTGACGGAAAAAAATACGAAAACAAAAAACGGTTTTTCCACCGGACTAACATATTTAAAGGAACTCGGCATTACCCACGTCGAACTTTTGCCTATCAATGATTTTTCTCGAGTGGACGAATGGAATCCTGAAAAAGATTATAATTGGGGATATGACCCCCTCTTTTTTCAAGTTCCTGAGGGAAGTTATTCCGTGTCACCGAACGATCCTGTCTCCCGTATTAATGAATGCAAAGCGATGATCCAAGCTTTTCATGATGAAGGAATCCTCGTTATTATCGATGTTGTTTTTAATCATTTGTTTATCCAAAAGGAGCTTTCCGAAACGACGTTTGAAAAAATCGTCCCCGGTTACTATTTTCGTTTTTGGGAAGATGGAACCCCTTCAAACGGCACTGGTGTCGGAAATGATTTAGCTACGGAAAGATTGATGGTACGAAAACTCATTTTAGATACGATTGATTTTTGGCTTCGAGAATATAAAGTGGACGGTTTTCGCTTCGATTTGATGGGAGTAATCGATACAGAAACGATGCGTCAAATCGTAAAGCGGGTGAAACAGGAACCGTTTCCCATTCTCCTTTTAGGGGAGGGGTGGGATTTACCGACAAACTTACCATCAAATCGAAAGGCGACGCGGTGGAATGCAGACCAATTACCAGACATTCGTTATTTTAACGATGAATTTCGCGATTCTTTAAAAGGTTCTACCTTTAATACATCGGAAGTTGGTTACGTCAACGGGAAAGGAAAATATTTCGAACGTCTCCCCTTTCTCGTTTCCGGATCTTGTATAGAAGAGTTCAGCCAACCCTTTGTCGAAGAGCCAACCCAGGTAATTAATTATGTCGAAAGCCACGACAATCATACCCTATGGGATCGGTTATCTATCTCCAACGAGGACGATTCAGTCGAAATACGAAAAAAGATGCATCAGCTTGCGACAGGACTAACGTTGTTAAGCCAAGGGGTTCCTTTCCTCCACGCTGGTCAAGAATGGTTCCGTACGAAAAAAGGGGACGAAAATAGTTATTTATCAGGGGATGATATTAATCAATTGGATTGGGATAGGCGGGAATCGGAATGGGAACAGATCGAATTTATTCAATCACTGATTGCGATTCGAAAAGCGTATTCCGTATTTCGAATGCGATCGAAATGGGAGATTAGAAAAAGAATGTATATATTAAAAACACCGTTTCCCGTTTTCGGTTTTACTTTGTTCGGAGATGGCGAAACCTTTGCAATTTTTACGAATCCGTCGAAGAATCTGTTTCCCGTTCAATTGCCATCTTCGGGTAGATGGGAAGTACTGGCCACAAATAGTGATCGAAAAAAAACGATGCAAACGAAAATCATCGGTGAATATACGACCATCGAACCTTTCGAACTGATCGTTTTAAAAAAACAATTTATCCATTAG
- a CDS encoding DJ-1 family glyoxalase III, with product MKRAMILLGNGYEEIEALTVVDYLRRAEIPIDMVSITGSLETVGDHQIQIQADRLFEEIDPSEYDAVITPGGGPGSKMLAGHEGVLSVLKSFYEDGKIVASICASPIALNASGVAQHIKGTCYPGFESEVRFQSFSEQLVERDGNVITSRGPATAVYFALTIIEALAGKEPAEKVRKGILLPLVESSQKG from the coding sequence ATGAAAAGGGCAATGATTTTACTAGGAAATGGTTATGAAGAAATCGAGGCGCTGACGGTCGTTGATTATTTGCGACGGGCGGAAATTCCAATCGATATGGTATCGATTACCGGGAGCTTAGAGACGGTAGGAGACCATCAAATTCAAATTCAAGCAGATCGCTTATTTGAAGAAATCGACCCTTCGGAATATGATGCGGTTATAACACCAGGAGGAGGTCCAGGGTCAAAAATGCTCGCGGGCCATGAAGGGGTTCTTTCCGTATTGAAATCGTTTTATGAAGATGGAAAAATCGTCGCTTCCATTTGTGCTTCCCCAATTGCTTTAAATGCTTCCGGCGTTGCGCAACATATAAAGGGAACATGTTATCCCGGATTCGAGTCAGAAGTTCGGTTCCAATCGTTTTCGGAACAATTGGTGGAAAGGGATGGGAATGTAATCACTTCTCGAGGTCCAGCCACTGCAGTTTATTTTGCCTTAACTATTATCGAAGCGTTGGCAGGAAAGGAACCGGCGGAAAAGGTGAGGAAAGGTATTTTACTTCCCCTTGTGGAATCTTCTCAAAAAGGTTGA